CCGGCGAACGGATCCTCGACATCGGCTGCGGTTCCGGCGCGTCTTCCCTCGAACTCGCGGACCGCGTCAGCCCGACCGGCCACGTCCTCGGCGTCGACATCTCCGAACCGCTCCTCTCCCGCGCACGCGAACGTGCCAACGAACGTGCGGGCGCGAGCGCGCCGGTCTCCTTCCGGCTCGGCGATGCCGCCAGCGATCCGCTTCCGGAAGCGCCCTTCGATCTGTTGTTCTCCCGCTTCGGGGTCATGTTCTTCCCCGATCCGATCGCGGCGTTCACCAACCTGCGTCGCGCGCTCGCGCCCGATGGGCGGCTCGTGTTCGTGTGCTGGCGGGCGTTCGAGGAGAACGATTGGGTGCGTCTCCTCATGACGGCGGTGGCCGATATCCTGCCGCCCCTGCCGATGCCTCCTCCGGAGGCGCCGGGGCCGTTCTCCTTCGGCGATCCCGATCGGGTGCGCCGCATCCTGTCGGGCGCGGGGTTCAGCGACGTGCGCCTCGAGGCGTTCGACTGCCCGCTGGTGTATGGCGAGGCGTCCACACGCGAAGAGGCCGTCGACGCGGCGCTCGAACTGTCGCTGCAGGTGGGGCCGCTCAGTCGCGCGCTGGCCGAGCATCCACCGGAGCTCCGCGAACGGGCCGCGGCAGCCGTTCGTCGCGCGCTTGGTGAACGTGTGTCCGGTCATGTCGTCGCTCTGAATGGCGCCTGCTGGATCGTCACGGCACGCAACGCCACATAACGTCACACGCCGCGCCCCATGACGCCGCACGGGAACATGACCCACATCGATCATCTGGTATGGGGTGTGCGCGATCTCGACGACGGAGTCGATACGCTCACCACACTCACGGGATGCACGCCGGTCATGGGCGGTGCTCACTCGGGCAATGGCACACGCAATGCGCTGCTGCCGCTCGGCGATCGCTGCTATTTCGAAGTGCTCGCGCCCGATCCGGCGCAGGATGTGATGAACACGCGCGGTGCGGGACTGCTCTCGTTCACGCATCCGCGTCTGCTCACCTTTGCCGTGGCCTGCGACGACATCGAGGCCTCCGCGGCCCGCATTGCTGCAAGCGGCCTGCCAGCGCCACAGATCGCGGCCATGTCCCGCACGCAGCCCGATGGTGAGGTGTTGCGTTGGCGACTGGCGCACGTCACCGGACACACTTTCGGCGGTCTCGCGCCCTTCCTCATCGACTGGGGCGATACACCACATCCCTCACGTCTGGGGCCTGCGGGTTGTTCGCTCGCCCGCTTGATACTTCGGCACCCCGATCACGAACGGCTTGCCGCACTCCTCGCAGCACTCGCCCTCGATGACACCATCCCGGTCGATTGTGTGCCGGGATCGGCGGCGCTCGTTGCCGATCTCCTCACGCCGCAGGGGCCCATCTCACTGACGTCGACTTCCGAGCCGCCGCCGTCAGAGTTCTTCGTGCGTGGCCGGGTCCAACCCCAGTAGTCGTCCGTCCGTTCGTGCCAGTGTCGCCACCGCTGCCATCTCCTCGGCAGTGAGTTCGAAATCGAACACGCCGAGGTTCTCGGCCTGACGTGCGGGCGACGCGGCCTTGGGGATGGGGATCGCACCCATCTGCACATGCCAGCGCAGCACCACCTGCGCCACGCTGCGCGTGTGATGCTCGGCGATGTTCACCAGCACGGGTTCCTGCAGCAGTTCCCGGCCGCGTCCGATGGGACTCCAGGATTCGGTCACGATGCCATGCACGGCGTG
The sequence above is drawn from the Gemmatimonas aurantiaca genome and encodes:
- a CDS encoding class I SAM-dependent methyltransferase, whose protein sequence is MNLPTTKSPPFDWPGRSGEIWRDNQARLDRMLAPCGTAAITAAAPTPGERILDIGCGSGASSLELADRVSPTGHVLGVDISEPLLSRARERANERAGASAPVSFRLGDAASDPLPEAPFDLLFSRFGVMFFPDPIAAFTNLRRALAPDGRLVFVCWRAFEENDWVRLLMTAVADILPPLPMPPPEAPGPFSFGDPDRVRRILSGAGFSDVRLEAFDCPLVYGEASTREEAVDAALELSLQVGPLSRALAEHPPELRERAAAAVRRALGERVSGHVVALNGACWIVTARNAT
- a CDS encoding VOC family protein, which encodes MTHIDHLVWGVRDLDDGVDTLTTLTGCTPVMGGAHSGNGTRNALLPLGDRCYFEVLAPDPAQDVMNTRGAGLLSFTHPRLLTFAVACDDIEASAARIAASGLPAPQIAAMSRTQPDGEVLRWRLAHVTGHTFGGLAPFLIDWGDTPHPSRLGPAGCSLARLILRHPDHERLAALLAALALDDTIPVDCVPGSAALVADLLTPQGPISLTSTSEPPPSEFFVRGRVQPQ